TGCAAGGATAAACACGTGGTTTCCAAGACAGTTTTCCGAACAATGGTGGAAAGTGAGGAAAGTTTCTCTAGAGGTGAATTGGAGAAATGATTGTACtaactagacaatttaagcaattgtctctttatagacacctgaaaaattcaggtgacttaAGCAGGATTTGAACATGTCCTATGTGACGCCGGTGCAGTGCTctcaccaactgagctacatgtatgaaacCATCCGGTTGAGAGCAGGCCAATTTGTAAAGAATTTGATACTTGAGCTTCTGCTGTCGTCAATAGTGAGAACCAGGCTTAATAGTAGCTTTGGCGAATAATTAAACTGGAAAAAGCAACCCGTAAATGAtcatttaacaaaaataatgtCCACATTGTTTAATGGGCTTATTATTGTAGGATTCCTGCAGCCCCCTGCGTGGATTCATGAAAATTCCTACAAGCGCATAATCATTCATCAGATGATAAGGTTGTTTGAGGCAATGCTTACCATTTTGTAAATCCCAGAATATAAAGGCTGTTCATTATCAAATTaaaaaatcgaaagtggttcagcgttgtctgtactctcattgacaacgatattcgtcatcacagtggtcaaaatgttgtggactcacgaggcatAGCCGATGACGGggaattagccaatcagattgcgagattataAGCACTAGCAATTGTGGAAAAAAGTACTTTTGAGAAGGCAAAAGCAAGGGAGAAAAGCATTGTACTCAAAGTGACTTTCTTCTAACTGTAAAACGTTTTGGAGGTAATATAATGTTAACAACTGTGGTCTAACTTATTATTTCTTAAGTCATTTCCTATTTTGTGTAATATCagtattattttttgttgctttgtttATAGCCAGAACTTTGCCTCTGCTCAGTTTGGTAATTCCTAACACTATtgtgttcattttaaaatttccttttaaaataaacaggccATGTGGTTCAAGCTTGGGATACCACTGTGTACAAAGATGGGTTCTGAAGTCACATTCTTTACAAATTACTTTCAACTTTTATTTCCCACTTGAGTACAAATCTTAGGCAAATACCTGTCTGTCCTATGCAACCGGTATTGTACGTTTCTCCTCTGACCTGGGCATTGGACACAGCATTTACCCTTCAATAATTTCacgaaagaaaacaattttaattttattacatgtacatataacAAAACTCCAACTTTCCTCATGCCgtgaatttcttcaaatttagcACAAACTAAAAAGAGTCAGGTTAGCAAGGTGGCCATGATGCCCACTTCAGCTGTGACCTTTACACATGTCGGCTTGTCTGACATCTAAAAACAGCCATGAAATGCAAAATGTAATTCTCATGAAATCTATGATAAAATGTCATAGTAGCTTGAAAAACCTAGTTTACATCCTTGAACATATATACTATTAAAAAAACATCATAGCACAAAAGAGCCCTTAAGATGCTTTGCAAGTAGCATGAATCCTAAAGGGTACTTCCACAGCGTTAATTATTTTTAGTACTTTTTGTCAATTCTATACCAATCTTTTAAGATTAAAACTGAGGCTTAGGGTTGATGATAATGTTCCTGTAAGATTTCCATTACAGGGATCCTAAGTGATTTCTGTCCAAAGATCTAaagattttgcataaactaCAATACTGAGAAAGCTTGGAATGAAATAGAAATTAATGTTGTGCAGAGTATAGAAAGCAAGTTGTTCCCTACAAAAGACTGAGAAAAAACGAGGTTGCTTTCTTCCCTCAGTATAAAAGATAATCTAAATTTTAATGACATACATGAAGACAGCAAGTGAAGATATGACACCAGGTGTGTGATAGGCAGGTTCAAATGGTGGATTTGTCGTAGCCGCTGCATCAATCATGATCCACCAACCCATGAAAAACTGTTGACCAGAAATAATAACATTGTGACATGGcgctgacaataactttattacaATGTTAGATTCATAAAGATGAAGTAAAGGAAAATACTATTCCTGGGACAGCATAGTCAACTGGTCAGTGCACTGTTTAAGTCTCACTCTGACTAAAAACTGGAGTTGTTTTGGGTGATATTCCCATTTAACTCATCAGAAGCAGGTGTAGATAAAATAGATTATTAGTCTGCCTTTCACCAAATGAAACtgttaaataatattattagcaTATGGTACATATAAAGTACAATGACTCACTTagaatttttcttgtaaattgtAAGGGTCAAACTAGTAGCAACAGTTGGCAGTTTCAAGGagctacagtctgtgacaaagtTCCTTGGAACAGTGCACGAaaatacagatctgaagctttcacGCCttactctcccctcacaatgttgtttgaactacagtttctgagcccatttgccaaaacaacattgtgggagggcaaggtaCATTGTAttgcaaagtgtttcaacaattttgagcAAGGTTGtggttttccagtattttctttttcaccaGGGTTAACCCCCAGGGGgtgggggtactttaggaatttctgggtggggatgtgccactgggaccctggaacccttagcctatgccagagctagtttcagctagattttgctaccctatactagagtaaactccccaaatcactcctatccttagagtagctgttttccagaaactgagctcactagcacagtctaaagcaaagccaaaacaaaaccttataccacaatcacttctttcttaaaaaaggatttatttatacttgtccagcaatgccaagcatGTACGTACACATAatttatcaagacaataaattgtttaattttaaccattattatatggctctgtctcacgaggactgggaactataaaattcacgaatttgattggctaaaatcgatattgaccgcggtctagattttcccatctagaccggcatctagaccggtaatgttttgcagtgaaaagatgcaaactaaaatgcaaaaatattgagtattttcttctaccaatatttatttatggaagtgccaaacagcatcatgacaaaactgagagaggatgtcgagcaaactttgacagaattaagttcagctcatcgccactcatcgccgttcgcaagcaaaatgtcagttagtacaaaccagttacattaaacgaatcaagttgttcttgtttggccatataataaacatcttattaaccgagctaggtcggtctgtatgggagaatcttgaccgcggtcgctggtacagacctcactgcattcggtctgtactggcgacctcggtcaagattctcccatacagacctcccgctcggttaataagaactaagtattaATACCACCAATATTTACAGGTTAAATTTCGAAAAATTTTAAGTTTTCTCCGCATTCCAGATATCTGTACGGACATGCACTTGTTACATCGTAAAATTTAACGAAGATTAGCCATGTCATATCTTATTTGCACATATCATTGCTGTGCAAATTAATGTCAGCTTACATACCAGCGTCCCGGCTGACACGGATGAAAGTAAGTTTCGTCTCTCTGAAATCACCTCCATATCGGGGCAGTGTATGACATCAAAACATCCACTCATGTTTGCAAGTTCTGTTGAGAAGAAATACCCAACAAAGTTTCACTACATTTGGAGTTAATGATTCGGTATTTTTAGAGATTACAGTTTCCCAAGAATCTTCGGGATTGGCTTGGTAGCCGCTTGTCTTTAGTAACCGCTCCAATTCAATTACTTAGCAAGCGGCCATCTTGGTTTGACCATTGCGTGTTGGTGACAAAGCAATttaaagaagagagaaaaatccCTGTAGATTTAAAGAAACGCTTCACAAGACCAGAAAATGTCAATAATGGAATACAATGGCGCCGCCATCATAGCGATGGTCGGCAAAGAATGTGTCGCTATTGCGGCAGATCGTCGTTTGGGTATTCAAGCCCAGACTTTGTCGTGCGACTTTCAGAAAGTTTTTCAAATGGGGGACAAGCTGTTTCTTGGTCTTCCCGGCTTGGCTACGGATGTGCAAACCGTATCAAACAGGCTTAAGTTCCGCAAGAACTTATATGAACTGCGGGAGAATCGCCAGATCAAGCCCAAAACGTTCATGAGCATGGTATCAAACTTGCTTTATGAGCGAAGGTTCGGGCCTtactttgttgaacccgtaattGCGGGATTAGACCCGAAGACCAACGAACCGTACGTGGCGGCGCTGGATCTGATTGGCTGTCCCATGGAGACCACGGATTTTGTGGTGAGTGGAACATGCTCGGAGCAAATGTATGGAATGTGCGAGTCGTTGTGGGAACCCGATCTGGAGCCTGATGATCTGTTTGAGACCATTTCACAAGCTCTCATGAATGCTGTGGATCGAGATGCAGTCAGCGGTTGGGGTGGCATTGTGCACGTGATAGAAAAAGACAAGGTCACAACACGGACTCTGAAAGCTCGGATggattaatattattgttacaaAGGAAGAACTGTAAAGGTGTTGTCTTTGATACAGTAGCTTACCAGTGCCCTGATTAAAGAGGTTGTTATCAAGAAATTTGAGATTGATTTGATAGGGTAACCCTTctgtgtgacgtcacgtgacgtcacaacaGCCATGTTAGTGTACCTAAACAATGGAGCGGCGGCCGTGtcggtgtccccaactaatcctctgggaattgagctctatacaccttattccaaaatggccgccatttagatattcttttgtttttattcaaattggaccttgatgcctcgttcaaggcaaaacattcttttgaattttaagctcaagaacgaggcatcaagggctaatttgaataaaaacaaaagaatatttaaatgacggccattttggaataaggtccattatcatgcaaatgttttcttttgtttcggtggaaaaacaaggttactctGATCACgtcagtgaaaacactctatagtgAAGATAAATTGAATGACCAAGtggacctaatcggctaactcagtgttgtacccaattcagctCTCCTGGGGATTAGATTCTTTGTATATTGTATTTGCACTATAATTTAGCACAataacatttaaatgatatggaaatacctggaacaaaactttttattcccaaagggtttgaattgggtacaacaagtcattgagttagccgattaggtctatagggaagataattataatatgtttacaaacattgtttttgttattcaaatgttcCCACCACatg
The genomic region above belongs to Montipora capricornis isolate CH-2021 chromosome 5, ASM3666992v2, whole genome shotgun sequence and contains:
- the LOC138049459 gene encoding transmembrane protein 50B-like codes for the protein MSGCFDVIHCPDMEVISERRNLLSSVSAGTLFFMGWWIMIDAAATTNPPFEPAYHTPGVISSLAVFMVNAVSNAQVRGETYNTGCIGQTGARVWLIMGFLLLFGGLIAASWILFGAYVVPGNPQPWPGVAIFLQNALIFFSAIVFKFGRTEESW
- the LOC138049458 gene encoding proteasome subunit beta type-3-like, yielding MSIMEYNGAAIIAMVGKECVAIAADRRLGIQAQTLSCDFQKVFQMGDKLFLGLPGLATDVQTVSNRLKFRKNLYELRENRQIKPKTFMSMVSNLLYERRFGPYFVEPVIAGLDPKTNEPYVAALDLIGCPMETTDFVVSGTCSEQMYGMCESLWEPDLEPDDLFETISQALMNAVDRDAVSGWGGIVHVIEKDKVTTRTLKARMD